One segment of Pseudomonadota bacterium DNA contains the following:
- a CDS encoding cytochrome b/b6 domain-containing protein, with protein MSRPYLYPLPVRIWHWINALIIITLTITGIELRILGSGLFLKYGHIVSLHKYLGFALLASYIFWFFYYLLSGGLKRYYFIHIKDVKGMPKRALFYIFYMFRGMKNPFTPSIDEKFNPLQKLTYLSVMLVLMPVIIITG; from the coding sequence ATGAGCAGGCCTTACCTGTATCCATTACCAGTAAGAATATGGCATTGGATAAATGCCCTAATTATCATAACGCTTACCATTACGGGGATAGAGCTGAGAATCCTCGGAAGCGGTCTATTCCTCAAGTACGGTCATATTGTGTCACTTCATAAGTATTTAGGTTTTGCCCTGCTCGCTTCCTACATCTTTTGGTTTTTCTACTACCTTTTGAGCGGTGGATTGAAGAGGTATTATTTTATTCACATAAAAGATGTTAAAGGTATGCCCAAACGGGCCTTATTCTATATATTTTATATGTTTAGGGGTATGAAAAATCCTTTCACGCCATCCATAGATGAAAAATTTAATCCCCTCCAAAAACTTACATACCTTTCCGTTATGCTTGTACTTATGCCTGTCATTATTATCACAGG
- a CDS encoding cytochrome c3 family protein, translating to MGVVLLILLLIPLSLHSTIKSEDCFECHNNYKGFAHRGISCVDCHDDISSIPHKEKLLRPSCETCHKEITEIYSKNIHEAKRLDCKGCHDVHFLDKETKGCTSCHTTITHKSLPSREKHLGVLECIACHGKAVTSEVEVGIHIKEGKAVKRQTFDLDGNNMIDGGEWDNIQTFLSKNLKGAYRIDVKYYSKGSVHGITQKPIACKNCHTDRGLFSDARLKFSGIISYEIPIESKIFIPKLPSITKYKETVHGKKGIECYDCHISQKHINDSICISCHDELYGIYKDTPHAKKGATKCTDCHNPHSIKAYKEFDSKERLTVCSRCHKDYINKHKWLPNTIMHFDHLECSTCHSPNSTKSIVLYFGIRKGDKDVALTYDDLTNIYGKDVKIKGFIDKDMDGTIISEELATFFVELKKKLQKDLFIGSSIIVTKVYHDHSVKRSKERVCTTCHSEHAPFYDSMFLILPEKGQHVYIPIKGTILSAFPVSTFIDICLLGEERIKTEDLNKLFKMGQKERIEYMKELGFKWIDISGIALIIIVLFLIIMHTVARVIFKR from the coding sequence AGCTTTTAAGGCCATCATGTGAGACGTGTCACAAAGAGATTACAGAGATATACAGCAAAAATATTCACGAAGCAAAAAGGCTTGACTGCAAGGGTTGTCACGATGTGCATTTCCTCGATAAAGAAACGAAGGGCTGCACGTCATGCCACACAACTATTACACATAAATCGTTGCCTTCAAGGGAAAAGCACTTGGGTGTGTTGGAGTGCATTGCGTGTCACGGGAAAGCGGTAACGAGCGAGGTCGAGGTTGGAATACATATAAAAGAAGGTAAAGCGGTAAAAAGGCAGACATTTGACCTTGATGGCAACAACATGATAGACGGGGGGGAATGGGATAACATTCAAACATTTCTCTCAAAAAATCTAAAAGGTGCATATAGAATAGATGTAAAATATTATTCAAAGGGTAGTGTGCACGGAATTACCCAAAAACCAATAGCCTGTAAAAACTGTCATACAGACAGAGGGCTATTTAGTGATGCACGATTGAAATTCTCAGGGATTATCTCCTATGAAATTCCCATTGAATCAAAGATTTTCATTCCCAAACTTCCCTCCATAACGAAATACAAGGAAACGGTGCATGGAAAGAAGGGGATTGAATGTTATGACTGCCATATCTCTCAAAAGCATATTAATGACAGCATATGTATCAGCTGCCATGATGAGTTGTATGGAATTTACAAGGACACCCCCCATGCAAAAAAGGGTGCTACAAAGTGTACTGATTGCCATAATCCTCATAGCATAAAAGCATATAAAGAGTTTGATTCAAAGGAACGGCTTACGGTTTGTTCAAGATGCCATAAAGATTATATCAACAAACATAAATGGCTACCCAATACCATCATGCATTTTGACCACCTTGAGTGTTCCACCTGTCATAGCCCAAATTCTACAAAAAGTATCGTGTTATATTTTGGCATTAGAAAAGGCGATAAGGACGTAGCACTCACATATGATGATTTGACCAACATATATGGCAAGGATGTAAAGATAAAAGGTTTTATTGACAAGGATATGGATGGTACCATTATCTCAGAGGAGCTGGCAACATTTTTTGTTGAACTAAAAAAGAAATTGCAAAAAGACCTGTTTATAGGGAGTTCTATTATTGTTACAAAGGTCTATCACGATCATTCCGTAAAAAGATCAAAAGAAAGGGTATGCACAACATGCCATTCTGAACACGCCCCCTTCTACGACTCGATGTTCCTTATCCTGCCGGAAAAGGGACAGCATGTTTATATACCAATAAAAGGTACAATATTATCGGCATTCCCCGTCTCCACCTTTATTGATATATGTCTTCTGGGAGAGGAGAGGATAAAAACAGAAGATTTAAACAAATTGTTTAAGATGGGACAGAAAGAGCGTATCGAATACATGAAGGAACTGGGCTTTAAATGGATTGACATATCAGGGATTGCGCTTATAATTATTGTCCTGTTTCTCATTATAATGCACACAGTAGCGAGGGTTATATTTAAACGATGA